A section of the Callospermophilus lateralis isolate mCalLat2 chromosome 14, mCalLat2.hap1, whole genome shotgun sequence genome encodes:
- the Kcnf1 gene encoding voltage-gated potassium channel regulatory subunit KCNF1, which yields MDGSGEQSLQEAGSQGSAAGDDIEIVVNVGGVRQVLYGDLLSQYPETRLAELINCLAGGYDTIFSLCDDYDPGKREFYFDRDPDAFKCVIEVYYFGEVHMKKGICPICFKNEMDFWKVDLKFLDDCCKSHLSEKREELEEIARRVQLILDDLGVDAAEGRWRRCQKCVWKFLEKPESSCPARVVAVLSFLLILVSSVVMCMGTIPELQVLDAEGNRVEHPTLENVETACIGWFTLEYLLRLFSSPNKLHFALSFMNIVDVLAILPFYVSLTLTHLGARMMELTNVQQAVQALRIMRIARIFKLARHSSGLQTLTYALKRSFKELGLLLMYLAVGIFVFSALGYTMEQSHPETLFKSIPQSFWWAIITMTTVGYGDIYPKTTLGKLNAAISFLCGVIAIALPIHPIINNFVRYYNKQRVLETAAKHELELMELNSSSAGEGKPGGSRSDLDILPPEPAGKEGTSWGSRLKLSHSDTFIPLLTEEKHHRTRLQSCK from the coding sequence ATGGACGGGTCCGGGGAGCAGAGCCTCCAGGAGGCGGGCAGCCAGGGCTCCGCGGCCGGCGACGACATTGAGATCGTCGTCAACGTGGGGGGCGTGCGGCAGGTGCTCTACGGAGACCTCCTCAGCCAGTACCCTGAGACCCGGCTGGCGGAGCTCATCAACTGCTTGGCGGGGGGCTACGACACCATCTTCTCCCTGTGCGACGACTACGACCCCGGCAAGCGCGAGTTCTACTTTGACCGCGACCCGGACGCGTTCAAGTGTGTCATAGAGGTGTACTATTTCGGGGAGGTGCACATGAAGAAGGGCATCTGCCCCATCTGTTTCAAGAACGAGATGGACTTCTGGAAGGTGGACCTCAAGTTCTTGGACGACTGTTGCAAGAGTCACTTAAGTGAGAAGCGCGAGGAGCTGGAGGAGATCGCGCGCCGAGTGCAGCTCATCCTGGACGACCTGGGCGTGGACGCGGCCGAGGGCCGCTGGCGCCGCTGCCAGAAGTGCGTCTGGAAGTTCCTGGAGAAGCCCGAGTCGTCGTGCCCCGCCCGGGTGGTGGCCGTGCTGTCCTTCCTGCTCATCCTCGTCTCGTCAGTGGTTATGTGCATGGGCACCATCCCGGAGCTGCAGGTGCTGGACGCCGAGGGCAACCGCGTGGAGCACCCGACGCTGGAGAACGTGGAGACGGCGTGCATCGGCTGGTTCACGCTCGAGTACTTGCTGCGCCTCTTCTCCTCGCCTAACAAGCTGCACTTCGCCCTGTCCTTCATGAACATCGTGGATGTGCTGGCCATCCTCCCCTTCTATGTGAGCCTCACGCTCACGCACCTGGGCGCCCGCATGATGGAGCTGACCAACGTGCAGCAGGCGGTGCAGGCCCTGCGGATCATGCGCATCGCGCGCATCTTCAAGTTGGCGCGCCACTCCTCGGGTTTGCAGACCCTCACCTACGCCCTCAAGCGCAGCTTCAAGGAACTGGGGTTGCTGCTCATGTACCTGGCCGTGGGCATCTTTGTCTTCTCGGCCCTGGGCTACACCATGGAACAGAGCCACCCCGAGACCCTGTTTAAGAGCATTCCCCAGTCCTTCTGGTGGGCCATCATCACCATGACTACTGTGGGCTACGGTGACATCTACCCTAAGACCACGCTGGGCAAGCTTAACGCAGCCATTAGCTTCCTGTGTGGGGTCATTGCCATCGCCCTGCCCATCCACCCCATCATCAATAACTTCGTCAGGTACTACAACAAGCAGCGCGTCCTAGAGACGGCCGCCAAGCACGAGCTGGAGCTGATGGAACTCAACTCCAGCAGCGCAGGTGAGGGCAAGCCTGGGGGCTCCCGCAGCGACCTGGACATCCTGCCACCAGAGCCTGCGGGGAAGGAGGGGACAAGCTGGGGCAGCCGGCTGAAGCTCTCCCACAGCGACACCTTCATCCCCCTGCTGACGGAGGAGAAGCACCACAGGACCCGGCTCCAGAGCTGCAAGTGA